A genomic window from Polyangiaceae bacterium includes:
- a CDS encoding four helix bundle protein: MLEIYPFILETITLIQPLSERICREDPDLGRQLKRAQSSIALNVAEGSYSRGRNQAARFHSAMGSAREALACLEVAAALGHVRPVNGPLRKRFNRIIGTLHRLAIK, encoded by the coding sequence ATGCTCGAAATCTATCCATTCATTCTCGAAACCATCACCCTGATTCAGCCGCTGTCAGAGCGCATTTGCCGCGAGGATCCAGACCTGGGGCGGCAGCTGAAGCGCGCTCAATCCTCTATCGCGCTCAACGTGGCAGAGGGTTCCTACAGCCGTGGGCGCAATCAAGCGGCGCGCTTTCACAGCGCGATGGGCTCTGCGCGCGAAGCGCTCGCCTGTCTCGAGGTTGCGGCTGCGCTGGGCCACGTTCGCCCCGTGAATGGCCCGCTGCGCAAGCGCTTCAATCGCATCATCGGGACGCTTCACCGGCTAGCCATCAAGTGA